One segment of Salvia splendens isolate huo1 chromosome 20, SspV2, whole genome shotgun sequence DNA contains the following:
- the LOC121781833 gene encoding RNA polymerase sigma factor sigC-like isoform X2, translating to MGFRLNIKWGGLSVQSPLSTSSSSLPSSYSFRGRDNSYIMARVSAASVLYGEAETQNDTSKAQASLSSHQLLEKYFLETRELKVGLGKGSGDSSVYRLLDNDTQISRKEDESVSLTTARAMQTSQYRLLMKNLDVLEYMFADSDVVRLERDILEQLERLGALRLFSSFLSRTIKSSTSFDLSKAPTENVDESKVNDSVENRTGKVIVQSGKKELRKLRRNRSLEKESAILQELPSNDLHKAKFAPARRNSRSKNKKLKIARNEAEMSELEKLRVILEKDTGKIPSMSSWAEAAGVEKSELQRQLHYGWLCRDELLRSTRSLVLFIARNYWGLGVAFEDLIQAGRIGVLQGAERFDQSRGYKFSTYVQYWIRKSMSTLVARHARGVRIPCTLSKAINQVQKARKSLRTSNGKYPDDCEIAKFTGLTVAKIVSASKCLRVVGSINEKIGESTSTKYMEIIPDTSTMTPEEAVFRQHMIKDVHTLLHGLDSREREVIILRFGLGKSQCKSLEEIGRRFSVSKEWIRRIERAALTKLRNEESLKILDYYVYLSS from the exons ATGGGTTTTAGGCTAAACATCAAATGGGGCGGTCTCTCAGTTCAGTCGCCTCTCTCCACAAGTTCTTCATCCTTGCCTTCTTCATATTCTT TTAGAGGCAGGGATAATTCATATATTATGGCGAGAGTGTCTGCAGCTTCTGTCCTATATGGCGAGGCCGAAACTCAAAACGATACTTCCAAGGCACAAGCTTCCTTGTCTTCCCATCAGCTCTTGGAGAAGTATTTCTTGGAAACTAGAGAATTAAAG GTGGGACTTGGAAAGGGCTCCGGAGATAGTAGTGTATACAGGTTACTTGATAACGACACTCAGATTTCTAGGAAAGAGGATGAGTCTGTCTCCCTTACCACCGCACGAGCAATGCAAACATCACAGTACAGATTGTTGATGAAGAATCTCGATGTGTTGGAGTACATGTTTGCTGATTCTGACGTGGTAAGGTTGGAACGAGATATTCTGGAGCAATTAGAAAGACTCGGTGCTCTAAGATTATTCAGTTCGTTTCTATCAAGGACCATAAAATCCTCAACCTCTTTTGATTTGTCTAAGGCTCCAACTGAGAATGTTGACGAGTCCAAGGTAAATGACTCTGTGGAGAATCGTACAGGGAAGGTGATTGTTCAATCTGGGAAAAAAGAACTCAGAAAATTGAGAAGAAACAGATCGTTGGAGAAGGAAAGTGCTATTTTGCAAGAATTGCCTTCAAATGATCTCCATAAAGCTAAATTTGCCCCTGCTAGAAGAAACTCGAGATCCAAAAACAAAAAGCTCAAGATTGCTAGGAACGAGGCAGAGATGTCAG AATTGGAAAAGCTGAGGGTGATACTGGAAAAGGATACCGGTAAAATCCCTAGCATGAGTAGCTGGGCCGAAGCTGCCGGAGTTGAGAAGAGCGAGCTGCAACGTCAGTTGCATTATGGATGGCTTTGTAGAGACGAGCTTTTAAGAAGCACGCGCTCCTTGGTTTTGTTTATTGCAAGAAATTACTGGGGACTTGGAGTAGCATTTGAAGATCTGATTCAG GCAGGGAGAATAGGTGTCTTGCAAGGTGCAGAGAGATTTGATCAATCAAGAGGCTACAAATTCTCGACCTACGTCCAGTATTGGATCAGGAAATCGATGTCAACATTAGTGGCGAGACATGCTAGAGGAGTCCGTATCCCT TGCACTTTGAGCAAGGCCATAAATCAAGTACAGAAAGCAAGGAAGTCCCTTCGTACGAGCAATGGAAAGTATCCAGATGACTGTGAAATCGCCAAGTTCACTGGTCTCACCGTAGCTAAAATCGTCTCAGCTAGCAAATGCCTTAGGGTTGTGGGATCAATCAATGAAAAAATAGGGGAATCCACCAGCACTAAGTATATG GAGATCATACCAGATACATCGACAATGACCCCCGAAGAAGCGGTTTTCAGACAGCATATGATCAAGGATGTGCACACACTTCTCCATGGGTTGGATTCAAGAGAAAGAGAGGTAATAATCCTAAGATTCGGACTAGGTAAGAGTCAATGCAAATCTCTGGAGGAAATAGGGAGGCGTTTCAGTGTGAGCAAAGAGTGGATAAGAAGAATAGAGAGGGCTGCTCTTACAAAGCTGAGGAATGAGGAATCTCTCAAAATTTTGGACTACTATGTATATCTTAGTAGTTAG
- the LOC121781833 gene encoding RNA polymerase sigma factor sigC-like isoform X1 gives MGFRLNIKWGGLSVQSPLSTSSSSLPSSYSFRGRDNSYIMARVSAASVLYGEAETQNDTSKAQASLSSHQLLEKYFLETRELKVGLGKGSGDSSVYRLLDNDTQISRKEDESVSLTTARAMQTSQYRLLMKNLDVLEYMFADSDVVRLERDILEQLERLGALRLFSSFLSRTIKSSTSFDLSKAPTENVDESKVNDSVENRTGKVIVQSGKKELRKLRRNRSLEKESAILQELPSNDLHKAKFAPARRNSRSKNKKLKIARNEAEMSGGVKMVAELEKLRVILEKDTGKIPSMSSWAEAAGVEKSELQRQLHYGWLCRDELLRSTRSLVLFIARNYWGLGVAFEDLIQAGRIGVLQGAERFDQSRGYKFSTYVQYWIRKSMSTLVARHARGVRIPCTLSKAINQVQKARKSLRTSNGKYPDDCEIAKFTGLTVAKIVSASKCLRVVGSINEKIGESTSTKYMEIIPDTSTMTPEEAVFRQHMIKDVHTLLHGLDSREREVIILRFGLGKSQCKSLEEIGRRFSVSKEWIRRIERAALTKLRNEESLKILDYYVYLSS, from the exons ATGGGTTTTAGGCTAAACATCAAATGGGGCGGTCTCTCAGTTCAGTCGCCTCTCTCCACAAGTTCTTCATCCTTGCCTTCTTCATATTCTT TTAGAGGCAGGGATAATTCATATATTATGGCGAGAGTGTCTGCAGCTTCTGTCCTATATGGCGAGGCCGAAACTCAAAACGATACTTCCAAGGCACAAGCTTCCTTGTCTTCCCATCAGCTCTTGGAGAAGTATTTCTTGGAAACTAGAGAATTAAAG GTGGGACTTGGAAAGGGCTCCGGAGATAGTAGTGTATACAGGTTACTTGATAACGACACTCAGATTTCTAGGAAAGAGGATGAGTCTGTCTCCCTTACCACCGCACGAGCAATGCAAACATCACAGTACAGATTGTTGATGAAGAATCTCGATGTGTTGGAGTACATGTTTGCTGATTCTGACGTGGTAAGGTTGGAACGAGATATTCTGGAGCAATTAGAAAGACTCGGTGCTCTAAGATTATTCAGTTCGTTTCTATCAAGGACCATAAAATCCTCAACCTCTTTTGATTTGTCTAAGGCTCCAACTGAGAATGTTGACGAGTCCAAGGTAAATGACTCTGTGGAGAATCGTACAGGGAAGGTGATTGTTCAATCTGGGAAAAAAGAACTCAGAAAATTGAGAAGAAACAGATCGTTGGAGAAGGAAAGTGCTATTTTGCAAGAATTGCCTTCAAATGATCTCCATAAAGCTAAATTTGCCCCTGCTAGAAGAAACTCGAGATCCAAAAACAAAAAGCTCAAGATTGCTAGGAACGAGGCAGAGATGTCAGGTGGAGTTAAG ATGGTTGCAGAATTGGAAAAGCTGAGGGTGATACTGGAAAAGGATACCGGTAAAATCCCTAGCATGAGTAGCTGGGCCGAAGCTGCCGGAGTTGAGAAGAGCGAGCTGCAACGTCAGTTGCATTATGGATGGCTTTGTAGAGACGAGCTTTTAAGAAGCACGCGCTCCTTGGTTTTGTTTATTGCAAGAAATTACTGGGGACTTGGAGTAGCATTTGAAGATCTGATTCAG GCAGGGAGAATAGGTGTCTTGCAAGGTGCAGAGAGATTTGATCAATCAAGAGGCTACAAATTCTCGACCTACGTCCAGTATTGGATCAGGAAATCGATGTCAACATTAGTGGCGAGACATGCTAGAGGAGTCCGTATCCCT TGCACTTTGAGCAAGGCCATAAATCAAGTACAGAAAGCAAGGAAGTCCCTTCGTACGAGCAATGGAAAGTATCCAGATGACTGTGAAATCGCCAAGTTCACTGGTCTCACCGTAGCTAAAATCGTCTCAGCTAGCAAATGCCTTAGGGTTGTGGGATCAATCAATGAAAAAATAGGGGAATCCACCAGCACTAAGTATATG GAGATCATACCAGATACATCGACAATGACCCCCGAAGAAGCGGTTTTCAGACAGCATATGATCAAGGATGTGCACACACTTCTCCATGGGTTGGATTCAAGAGAAAGAGAGGTAATAATCCTAAGATTCGGACTAGGTAAGAGTCAATGCAAATCTCTGGAGGAAATAGGGAGGCGTTTCAGTGTGAGCAAAGAGTGGATAAGAAGAATAGAGAGGGCTGCTCTTACAAAGCTGAGGAATGAGGAATCTCTCAAAATTTTGGACTACTATGTATATCTTAGTAGTTAG